The Nymphalis io chromosome 14, ilAglIoxx1.1, whole genome shotgun sequence genome has a segment encoding these proteins:
- the LOC126773171 gene encoding sodium channel protein para isoform X2, producing MSEDLDSISEEEQSLFRPFTRESLAVIEARIAEEHAKQKELEKKRAEGETDLGRTKKKKEVRYDDEDEDEGPQPDATLEQGLPLPVRMQGSFPLELASTPLEDIDPFYHNQTTFVVISKGKDIFRFSATNALWILDPFNPIRRVAIYILVHPLFSLFIITTILVNCILMIMPTTPTVESTEVIFTGIYTFESAVKVMARGFILQPFTYLRDAWNWLDFVVIALAYVTMGIDLGNLAALRTFRVLRALKTVAIVPGLKTIVGAVIESVKNLRDVIILTMFSLSVFALMGLQIYMGVLTQKCIKVFPEDGSWGNLTDENWERFCQNETNWYGEDGDYPLCGNSSGAGQCEPGYICLQGYGPNPNYGYTSFDTFGWAFLSAFRLMTQDYWENLYQLVLRSAGSWHVLFFVVIIFLGSFYLVNLILAIVAMSYDELQKKAEEEEQAEEEALREAEQKAAARADKQEAREAHAREQAAAAEAAAYAEAHPAKSPSDSSCQSYELFVNQERGNQDDNTRERMSLRSDPFQDSVSTQPTHKPTANESHHEPARRQRKVSMVPHPERINKYGQLSYGPLREGSQASLSLPGSPFNLRRGSRGSHQMALRPNGRNRYPPGADRKPLVLSTYLDAQEHLPYADDSNAVTPMSEENGAIIIPVYYANLGSRHSSYTSHQSRLSYTSHGDLLGGKAQTKEARLRGRSASRNHSVTSQPHAYPLPRQDSSLASRPLREYEISTTECTDEAGKVLKQSNDNPFIESSQQPNVVDMRDVMVLNEIIEQAGRQSRASEQNVSVYYFPTAEDDEDGPTFKERLLECFMKGIDFFCVWDCCWLWLEFQKYVALLVFDPFVELFITLCIVVNTLFMALDHHDMDRDMEKALKSGNYFFTATFGIEAMLKLIAMSPKFYFQEGWNVFDFIIVALSLLELGLEGVQGLSVLRSFRLLRVFKLAKSWPALNLIISIMGRTVGALGNLTFVLCIIIFIFAVMGMQLFGKNYTDYVDRFPDGDLPRWNFTDFMHSFMIVFRVLCGEWIESMWDCMLVGDVSCIPFFLATVVIGNLVVLNLFLALLLSNFGSSNLSSPTADQDTNKIAEAFNRISRFIDWVKKNAADVLKLVKNKLTNQIAIHAPGLKAALCGRCVSPERVDNELELGADLDDGVLYKDKKLKDQVEVAIGDGMEFTIPGDNKYKKGKILMNNINAITDNHTDNRINCELNHHGYPIQDDDTISQKSYGSHKIRSFKDESHKGSADTIDGEEKKDASKEELGLEEEMIPEEEVGQVDLAKLDIKAVEGDGILEDSPADCCPEPCYARFPFLAGDDESPFWQGWAMLRLKTFRLIENTYFETAVITMILLSSLALALEDVHLPHRPILQDILYYMDRIFTVIFFIEMLIKWLALGFQKYFTNAWCWLDFIIVMVSLINFVAALCGAGGIQAFKTMRTLRALRPLRAMSRMQGMRVVVNALVQAIPSIFNVLLVCLIFWLIFAIMGVQLFAGKYFKCVDMNHTTLSHEIIPDRNACILENYTWENSPMNFDHVGKAYLCLFQVATFKGWIQIMNDAIDSREVGRQPIRETNIYMYLYFVFFIIFGSFFTLNLFIGVIIDNFNEQKKKAGGSLEMFMTEDQKKYYNAMKKMGSKKPLKAIPRPRWRPQAIVFEIVTDKKFDMIIMLFIGLNMLTMTLDHYQQSETFSAVLDYLNMIFIVIFSSECLLKIFALRYHYFVEPWNLFDFVVVMFSILSLVLSDIIEKYFVSPTLLRVVRVAKVGRVLRLVKGAKGIRTLLFALAMSLPALFNICLLLFLVMFIFAIFGMSFFMHVKDKGGLDDVYNFKTFVQSMILLFQMSTSAGWDGVLDGIINEEECDLPDNERGSPGNCGSATIGITYLLSYLVISFLIVINMYIAVILENYSQATEDVQEGLTDDDYDMYYEIWQRFDPEGTQYIRYDQLSDFLDVLEPPLQIHKPNKYKIISMDIPICRGDMMFCVDILDALTKDFFARKGNPIEEPVDVGRPDEVGYEPVSSTLWRQREEYCARLIQHAWRRHRRAQSPGGGSASGAEGGGASGPEAEGAPTAVLLDAGAGGAHRVVLQAAGAAPRPPEPAPPPAPV from the exons ATGTCCGAGGACTTGGACTCGATCAGCGAGGAAGAACAAAGCTTGTTCCGACCCTTCACCCGAGAGTCATTGGCCGTAATCGAGGCCCGCATAGCTGAAGAGCATGCCAAGCAAAAAGAACTCGAGAAAAAACGAGCGGAAGGCGAG ACCGATTTGGGGCGGacgaaaaagaaaaaagaa GTGCGGTACGATGATGAGGATGAAGATGAAGGTCCCCAACCAGATGCGACCTTGGAGCAGGGCCTGCCGCTGCCGGTGCGCATGCAGGGCTCCTTTCCTCTCGAACTCGCCTCCACACCACTCGAGGACATCGATCCTTTCTACCACAACCAAACA ACATTCGTAGTCATAAGCAAGGGTAAAGACATCTTCAGATTTTCGGCGACTAATGCCTTGTGGATATTGGATCCATTTAATCCAATAAGAAGAGTGgccatatatatattagtgcATCCTTTATTCTCTCTGTTCATTATTACCACAATTCTTGTGAATTGTATACTCATGATAATGCCTACCACACCAACTGTCGAAAGTACtga AGTTATCTTTACCGGCATCTACACCTTTGAATCGGCGGTGAAAGTAATGGCCAGGGGTTTCATACTACAGCCATTCACATACCTTAGAGATGCATGGAATTGGCTTGACTTCGTAGTTATAGCTTTAGC TTATGTGACGATGGGCATAGATCTCGGCAACTTGGCCGCTCTAAGAACGTTCAGAGTTCTCCGAGCTTTGAAGACTGTGGCCATCGTACcgg GCTTGAAGACTATTGTGGGTGCGGTGATAGAGTCGGTGAAAAATCTTCGAGATGTGATAATATTGACGATGTTTTCACTATCTGTGTTCGCACTTATGGGTCTGCAAATCTATATGGGGGTCTTGACACAGAAATGTATTAAAGTCTTTCCGGAAGACGGTAGTTGGGGTAACCTCACCGATGAGAACTGGGAAAGATTTTGTCAAAATGAAA CAAATTGGTACGGAGAAGACGGAGACTACCCCCTTTGTGGAAATTCATCAGGAGCAGG ACAATGTGAACCAGGCTACATATGTTTACAAGGCTATGGACCAAACCCTAACTACGGATATACGAGTTTTGACACGTTTGGTTGGGCTTTCCTATCAGCTTTTCGACTCATGACACAGGACTATTGGGAAAATCTTTATCAACTG GTGCTAAGGTCAGCGGGTTCATGGCACGTCTTGTTCTTCGTAGTGATCATATTCTTGGGCTCATTCTATCTCGTCAACTTGATTTTGGCTATCGTCGCCATGTCATATGATGAGTTACAAAAGAAAGCTGAAGAAGAGGAACAAGCCGAAGAAGAAGCTCTTAGG GAAGCGGAACAAAAAGCGGCAGCCAGAGCGGATAAGCAGGAAGCCAGGGAAGCCCATGCTCGCGAGCAGGCTGCAGCAGCAGAGGCGGCGGCGTACGCCGAGGCACATCCCGCTAAATCTCCCAGCGACTCTTCCTGTCAGAGCTACGAGCTGTTCGTGAACCAGGAGCGGGGCAACCAGGACGACAATACGCGCGAGCGCATGTCCCTCCGTAGCGACCCCTTCCAGGACTCGGTGAGCACTCAGCCCACGCACAAGCCAACCGCCAACGAATCGCACCACGAACCGGCACGCCGACAGAGGAAGGTCAGCATG GTTCCCCACCCTGAACGCATAAATAAATACGGACAGTTGTCATATGGGCCACTGCGCGAAGGCTCACAG GCTTCATTGTCACTTCCTGGATCACCGTTCAATTTACGTCGAGGATCTCGTGGGTCGCATCAAATGGCTTTAAGACCGAACGGAAGAAATCGATATCCACCTGGAGCTGATCGAAAACCACTTGTCCTTTCAACATACTTGGATGCACAGGAACATCTGCCATATGCTGACGATTCAAATGCTGTCACACCAATGTCTGAAGAAAATGGTGCTATAATTATACCTGTGTACTACGCCAATTTAG gtTCAAGACATTCTTCTTACACGTCGCATCAATCTCGATTGTCGTACACTTCACACGGTGACTTATTAGGTGGAAAAGCGCAAACGAAGGAAGCAAGGCTAAGAGGACGATCGGCATCCAGAAATCACAGCGTTACGTCACAACCGCATGCCTACCCACTGCCAAGACAAGATTCGTCGCTCGCATCTAGACCGCTTAGAGAATAT GAAATAAGCACAACGGAATGTACAGATGAGGCTGGCAAAGTATTAAAACAATCTAACGACAATCCTTTTATAGAGTCATCGCAGCAGCCCAACGTTGTAGATATGAGAG ATGTTATGGTActaaatgaaattattgaacAAGCGGGCAGACAAAGTAGAGCCAGTGAGCAAAACG TGTCAGTGTACTACTTCCCAACAGCAGAAGACGATGAGGATGGACCCACCTTCAAAGAAAGACTCCTCGAGTGCTTTATGAAAGGAATAGACTTCTTTTGTGTTTGGGACTGCTGTTGGTTATGGCTGGAGTTCCAAAAATACGTGGCTCTTCTGGTGTTCGACCCATTCGTAGAACTGTTTATCACCTTATGTATTGTGGTCAACACTTTGTTTATGGCTTTGGACCATCATGATATGGATCGAGATATGGAAAAGGCGCTAAAAAGTGGCAACTAT ttctTCACTGCAACCTTTGGTATAGAAGCCATGCTAAAATTAATAGCTATGAGCCCGaagttttattttcaagaaGGTTGGAACGTTTTTGATTTTATCATCGTGGCCTTATCGTTATTAGAATTGGGTCTGGAAGGTGTACAGGGTTTGTCAGTGTTACGTTCATTTCGTTTG cTGCGTGTATTTAAACTGGCTAAGTCTTGGCCGGCGCTAAACCTTATTATATCCATAATGGGTAGGACAGTGGGAGCTTTAGGGAACTTGACCTTTGTACTTTGCatcattatattcatatttgcgGTGATGGGAATGCAGTTATTTGGGAAAAACTATACAG ACTATGTAGACCGTTTTCCGGACGGAGATCTTCCCCGTTGGAACTTCACCGACTTCATGCACAGCTTCATGATAGTCTTTCGAGTGCTATGTGGAGAATGGATAGAAAGCATGTGGGATTGTATGCTCGTTGGAGACGTGTCCTGCATACCATTCTTCTTAGCTACCGTTGTCATTGGTAATCTTGTG gttCTCAACCTCTTCTTGGCCCTGTTACTGTCAAACTTTGGGTCATCTAACTTATCGTCGCCGACAGCCGATCAAGACACCAACAAAATAGCTGAAGCATTTAACAGAATATCGAGATTCATAGATTGGGTTAAAAAGAACGCAGCCGACGTCTTAAAGTTGgtgaaaaataaacttacaaacCAAATAGCCATACACGCTCCCG GCTTAAAGGCGGCTTTATGTGGCCGCTGTGTCTCCCCAGAACGGGTGGATAACGAGCTGGAATTAGGTGCTGACCTTGATGATGGAGTACTGTATAAAGATAAGAAACTAAAAGACCAAGTAGAAGTAGCAATCGGTGACGGCATGGAATTTACAATACCag GTGACAATAAGTACAAGAAAGGTAAAATACTAATGAATAATATCAATGCAATAACCGATAACCACACAGACAATAGAATTAATTGTGAACTTAATCATCATGGATACCCTATTCAG GACGATGATACTATAAGTCAGAAATCATACGGAAGTCACAAAATTAGATCTTTTAAAGATGAAAGTCACAAAGGTTCAGCAGACACCATCGATGGTGAAGAAAAAAAAGACGCCAGTAAAGAAGAATTAGGGCTAGAGGaag AAATGATACCAGAAGAAGAGGTTGGTCAAGTGGATCTGGCTAAATTGGACATAAAAGCTGTAGAGGGTGATGGCATTCTTGAAGACTCTCCAGCAGACTGCTGTCCAGAACCTTGTTATGCGCGCTTCCCCTTTTTAGCTGGAGATGACGAATCTCCATTCTGGCAAGGATGGGCCATGTTGAGACTGAAAACCTTCCGACTTATTGAAAATACATACTTTGAAACGGCTGTGATAACTATGATTTTACTCAGTAGTTTGGCTTTG GCTCTAGAAGATGTTCATTTACCACATCGGCCGATACTTCAAGATATCCTCTATTATATGGACCGAATCTTTACCGTTATATTTTTCATCGAGATGTTGATCAAGTGGCTTGCTCTTGGATTCCAGAAATATTTCACGAATGCCTGGTGTTGGCTTGATTTCATCATTGTTATG GTCTCGCTTATAAACTTCGTAGCGGCGCTTTGTGGCGCCGGTGGCATTCAGGCGTTCAAAACGATGAGAACGCTTCGAGCCCTTCGACCGCTCAGGGCTATGAGCCGCATGCAGGGCATGAGG GTGGTAGTGAATGCTCTGGTGCAAGCGATCCCATCCATCTTCAACGTGCTGCTCGTGTGTCTGATATTCTGGCTTATCTTTGCTATTATGGGTGTACAACTCTTCGctggaaaatattttaag TGCGTCGACATGAACCACACAACTCTAAGCCATGAAATTATCCCAGATAGAAATGCTTGTATTTTAGAAAACTACACCTGGGAAAACTCCCCAATGAATTTCGACCATGTTGGCAAGGCTTATTTATGTCTATTTCAAGTTGCTACTTTCAAAGGCTGGATTCAAATCATGAATGATGCTATCGATTCACGAGAG GTTGGTCGTCAGCCCATTCGAGAAAccaatatatacatgtatttgtattttgtattcttCATAATTTTCGGCTCGTTTTTCACTCTTAACCTATTCATTGGTgtgattattgataattttaatgaacaaaAGAAGAAAGCAGGAGGCAGTCTTGAAATGTTTATGACAGAAGATCAGAAAAAGTATTACAATGCTATGAAAAAAATGGGATCGAAAAAGCCCCTTAAAGCAATTCCCAGGCCAAGG TGGCGGCCGCAAGCAATCGTATTTGAGATTGTAACAGATAAGAAATTTGATATGATCATTATGTTGTTTATTGGCCTTAATATGTTAACTATGACCCTCGATCATTATCAACAATCAGAAACATTCAGTGCTGTGTTGGACTatcttaatatgatatttatcgtAATATTTAGTTCAGAGTGCTTACTTAAGATCTTTGCCCTGCGATACCATTACTTTGTGGAGCCATGGAATCTATTTGATTTTGTCGTTGTAATGTTTTCTATACTTA GCTTGGTGTTGAGCGATATCATAGAAAAGTACTTTGTTTCACCGACTTTACTCAGAGTTGTCAGAGTGGCAAAAGTTGGTAGAGTACTTCGACTTGTTAAAGGTGCAAAGGGCATTCGAACATTACTGTTCGCTCTGGCCATGTCACTGCCAGCTCTCTTTAACATTTGTCTGCTGCTATTTCTTGTAATGTTTATCTTCGCAATATTTGGAATGTCATTTTTCATGCATGTTAAAGACAAAGGAGGCCTAGATGACGTGTACAACTTCAAAACTTTCGTGCAAAGTATGATTCTACTATTTCAG ATGTCTACATCGGCGGGTTGGGATGGTGTGTTAGACGGTATTATAAATGAGGAAGAGTGTGATTTGCCGGACAACGAACGTGGGTCACCTGGCAACTGTGGCTCTGCGACGATAGGCATTACCTACTTACTGTCATATCTGGTGATCTCTTTCCTCATCGTTATTAACATGTACATTGCCGTTATTCTCGAAAATTATTCTCAG GCAACCGAAGACGTACAGGAAGGCCTAACTGACGACGACTACGACATGTACTACGAGATATGGCAGCGGTTTGATCCCGAAGGAACACAATACATCAGATACGATCAACTATCTGATTTCTTAGACGTTCTCGAGCCGCCTTTACAAATCCACAAAcctaacaaatacaaaattatatccaTGGACATACCTATATGTCGCGGTGATATGATGTTCTGCGTTGACATCTTAGATGCGCTCACGAAAGACTTCTTTGCGAGAAAGGGCAATCCCATCGAGGAACCGGTCGACGTGGGAAGGCCCGACGAAGTGGGCTACGAGCCCGTGTCGTCAACGCTATGGAGACAACGTGAAGAGTACTGCGCGCGGCTGATCCAGCACGCGTGGCGGAGACACCGGCGAGCGCAGTCGCCAGGTGGCGGCTCCGCGTCGGGCGCTGAGGGCGGCGGCGCGAGCGGACCGGAGGCGGAAGGCGCCCCGACGGCCGTGCTGCTGGACGCGGGCGCTGGCGGCGCGCACCGCGTGGTGCTGCAGGCGGCCGGGGCGGCGCCGCGCCCGCCCgagcccgcgccgccgcccgcgcccgtcTGA